A single bacterium DNA region contains:
- a CDS encoding roadblock/LC7 domain-containing protein, whose translation MPVENLNVFEDDFWSINELLNQLLKNTNSLAVLLIDKAGQLITTAGDISQLDTTSFASLSAADFAATSQLAMLVGEKEFSTLFHQGEKQNIYVASIESRVMLAVIFDQRTTLGLVRVRTKQTVAELIKMFQAIFAKLEESPQPPPLSGSNFGSDFASEAESELDNLFK comes from the coding sequence GTGCCGGTGGAAAATTTAAACGTATTCGAGGACGATTTTTGGTCTATTAATGAGCTGTTGAACCAGCTCCTTAAGAACACCAATTCCCTGGCGGTGCTGCTGATAGACAAGGCCGGCCAGCTGATCACCACGGCCGGGGATATCAGCCAGCTGGACACCACCTCGTTCGCCTCGCTCTCGGCCGCCGATTTCGCGGCCACCAGCCAGCTGGCCATGCTGGTGGGGGAGAAGGAATTCTCCACCCTGTTCCATCAGGGGGAAAAACAGAACATCTACGTGGCCTCCATCGAATCCCGGGTGATGCTGGCGGTGATCTTCGACCAGCGCACCACCCTGGGCTTGGTGCGGGTCCGCACCAAGCAGACCGTGGCCGAGCTGATCAAGATGTTCCAGGCCATCTTCGCCAAACTGGAGGAATCTCCCCAGCCCCCGCCGCTGTCGGGTTCAAATTTCGGCTCCGATTTCGCCTCCGAGGCCGAATCAGAGCTGGATAACCTTTTTAAGTAG
- a CDS encoding thiamine pyrophosphate-dependent enzyme: protein MANLKELAARGDKFTGGHRACAGCGATIVARQALLAAGDKPVVATCATGCLEVVSTIFPYTAWDVPFIHSAFENSAATISGVEAAYKSLKRQGTVTEDIRFMAFGGDGGTYDIGLQALSGAMERGHNMLYICYDNQAYMNTGIQRSSATPKGSATTTSPNGKKIPGKVQFRKNLTEIIAAHGIPYVAQSVVGNWSDFTKKVEKALAKGGPAFIAVLQPCRLGWGYPPELTAELGRLAVETNFWPLYEVEDGKYKINYTPKERKPITEWMFQQERFRHLKRPENQAILEEIQKDIDLRWETLGKKCNL, encoded by the coding sequence ATGGCAAATCTTAAAGAACTGGCAGCCCGGGGCGACAAGTTCACCGGGGGACACCGGGCCTGCGCCGGGTGCGGAGCCACCATCGTGGCCCGCCAGGCATTGCTGGCCGCCGGTGACAAGCCGGTAGTGGCCACCTGCGCCACCGGCTGTCTGGAAGTGGTCTCCACCATCTTCCCCTATACCGCCTGGGACGTGCCCTTCATCCACAGCGCCTTTGAGAACTCGGCGGCCACCATCTCCGGGGTGGAAGCGGCCTACAAGTCGCTGAAGCGCCAGGGCACGGTCACCGAGGACATCCGTTTCATGGCCTTTGGCGGCGACGGCGGCACCTACGACATCGGGCTGCAGGCCCTGTCCGGCGCCATGGAGCGCGGGCACAACATGCTCTACATCTGCTACGACAACCAGGCCTACATGAACACCGGGATCCAGCGCTCCTCGGCCACCCCCAAGGGCAGCGCCACCACCACCAGCCCCAACGGCAAAAAGATACCCGGCAAGGTCCAGTTCCGCAAGAACCTGACCGAGATCATAGCGGCCCACGGCATTCCCTATGTGGCCCAGAGCGTGGTGGGCAACTGGTCCGATTTCACCAAGAAAGTGGAAAAGGCTTTGGCCAAGGGCGGCCCGGCCTTCATCGCAGTATTGCAGCCCTGCCGTCTGGGCTGGGGCTATCCCCCGGAACTGACCGCCGAGCTGGGACGGCTGGCGGTGGAGACCAATTTCTGGCCGCTGTACGAGGTGGAGGACGGCAAGTACAAGATCAACTACACCCCCAAGGAGAGAAAACCCATCACCGAATGGATGTTCCAGCAGGAGCGGTTCCGCCACCTGAAGCGCCCGGAGAACCAGGCCATCCTGGAAGAGATCCAGAAGGACATCGATCTGCGCTGGGAGACCCTGGGCAAAAAGTGCAACTTGTAA